A window of the Hordeum vulgare subsp. vulgare chromosome 5H, MorexV3_pseudomolecules_assembly, whole genome shotgun sequence genome harbors these coding sequences:
- the LOC123396029 gene encoding tuliposide A-converting enzyme b3, amyloplastic-like codes for MDSGSTEILIENSCFRLYKDGHIDCLGRTDDVPAGFDADTGVTSKDVVIDAVTGVAVRLYLPGVHAAGSDGTDVGAAVVTKLPVVVFFHGGFFIVGSAGCPRYHRYVNSLAADARAIVVSVDYRLAPEHLLPAAYDDSWAALNWAVSGADPWLSEHGDLGRVFLAGASAGGNIAHSMAIAAGASGLFAAATRLEGTVLLHPSFSGEQRIETESEEYRASVKMRWSVIFPRARGGLDDPRMNPTAAGAPSLRTLPCQRMLVCAASEDERLPRVRAYYDAVRSSGWSGQVEWFESEGKGHAFFVGEHGCREAVALMERVVGFIAGH; via the coding sequence ATGGATTCCGGGAGCACGGAGATCCTCATTGAGAACAGCTGCTTCCGACTGTACAAGGACGGCCACATCGACTGTCTCGGACGCACGGACGACGTGCCCGCCGGCTTCGACGCCGACACCGGCGTCACCTCCAAAGACGTCGTGATCGACGCCGTCACCGGCGTCGCCGTTCGCCTCTACCTGCCAGGCGTCCATGCGGCTGGATCCGACGGCACCGACGTCGGTGCCGCCGTGGTCACGAAGCTCCCGGTCGTCGTCTTCTTCCACGGCGGCTTCTTCATCGTCGGATCAGCCGGCTGCCCGAGGTACCACCGCTACGTGAACTCGCTGGCCGCCGACGCCCGCGCCATCGTCGTATCGGTCGACTACCGCCTCGCGCCCGAGCACTTGCTCCCGGCGGCCTACGACGACTCCTGGGCCGCGCTCAACTGGGCGGTGTCCGGCGCCGACCCGTGGCTGTCAGAGCACGGCGACCTCGGCCGCGTCTTCTTGGCCGGCGCCAGCGCGGGCGGGAACATAGCACACAGCATGGCCATCGCCGCCGGCGCGAGCGGCCTCTTCGCCGCGGCGACACGCCTGGAGGGCACCGTCTTGCTCCACCCTTCCTTCAGCGGCGAGCAGAGGATCGAGACAGAGTCAGAGGAGTACCGGGCGAGCGTGAAGATGCGGTGGTCCGTGATCTTCCCTCGCGCCAGGGGCGGGCTGGACGACCCGAGGATGAACCCGACGGCCGCCGGCGCGCCGAGCCTGCGGACGCTGCCGTGCCAGAGGATGCTGGTGTGCGCGGCGTCGGAGGACGAGAGGCTGCCGAGGGTGCGGGCGTACTACGACGCCGTGAGGTCCAGCGGGTGGTCTGGGCAAGTGGAGTGGTTCGAGTCGGAAGGAAAGGGGCACGCCTTCTTCGTCGGCGAGCATGGCTGCCGCGAGGCGGTTGCGCTCATGGAACGAGTGGTTGGTTTCATCGCCGGCCATTGA
- the LOC123398628 gene encoding NF-kappa-B-activating protein-like: protein MSRTGSRLASAVVRLPGRSRVSASPSPRRRSMSPSPSPRRQRRRDRSPIPSRDRRGERSPVPSRDRRGERSPVPSRDRRGERSPVPSRDRRRDRSPSPFRDRRRQWSPYHNERGRDMDRVRDVEPPARRGGGGGGEWSASDDDDEDLKGLTYFEYRRVKRQKLRKSLKKCIWKVTPSPPRRDDEADEYQYSEEEEEKKESPKKDSSDKSDEEKNKDSSESESDASGSLSDSSESDYSRKKKKGRKGRRSSSKRSRRAHRRHRKSDMESESDSKDEDSEGSYDSEDSRDKKRSKRSWRHKKSKRRGRSSKRKKSKSLDVPSDASSEEVEVVGSSPISTDSKKTGKSSRKKSSSQSDSEDSIPSDAIIDEKEIEETDEPEIDPEAIKFKEMLEAQKKAALENEMPVGPMPLPRADGHISYGGALRPGEGDAIAQYVQQGKRIPRRGEVGLSADEIQKFEDLGYVMSGSRHQRMNAIRIRKENQVYSAEDKRALAMFNYEEKSKREHKVMADLQRLVSRTIGQETGPSHDPFATTDD, encoded by the coding sequence ATGTCTCGCACGGGGAGCCGCCTCGCGTCCGCCGTGGTGCGCCTCCCCGGCCGCTCCCGGGTCTCCGCCtcgccctcccctcgccgccgctCCATGTCCCCGTCGCCCTCCCCGCGCCGCCAGCGCCGCCGCGACCGGTCCCCCATCCCCTCCCGCGACCGCCGCGGCGAGAGGTCCCCCGTCCCCTCCCGCGACCGCCGCGGCGAGAGGTCCCCCGTCCCCTCCCGCGACCGCCGCGGCGAGAGGTCCCCCGTCCCGTCTCGCGACCGCCGCCGCGACCGGTCCCCTAGCCCCTTCCGCGACCGCCGCCGCCAGTGGTCGCCCTACCACAACGAGCGCGGCCGGGACATGgaccgggttcgggacgtggagcCCCCGGCGCGCCGCGGCGGCGGTGGGGGAGGCGAATGGTCCgcctccgacgacgacgacgaggatctcAAGGGCCTCACCTACTTCGAGTACCGCCGCGTCAAGCGCCAGAAGCTCCGCAAAAGCCTGAAGAAGTGCATCTGGAAAGTCACTCCCAGCCCTCCTCGCCGTGACGACGAGGCCGACGAGTACCAgtacagcgaggaggaggaggagaagaaggaatcgCCCAAGAAGGACTCGTCTGACAAGAGCgatgaggagaagaataaggattcGTCGGAATCTGAGTCCGATGCGTCTGGTAGCTTATCTGATTCCAGTGAATCAGATtattctaggaagaaaaagaaagggcgTAAGGGCAGACGTTCTAGCAGCAAGCGTAGCCGGCGTGCCCATCGTCGCCACAGGAAGTCTGATATGGAGAGTGAGAGTGACAGCAAGGATGAGGATTCAGAGGGTTCCTATGACTCTGAAGATTCTAGGGATAAGAAGAGGAGTAAGAGATCTTGGAGGCACAAGAAGTCTAAGAGGAGGGGACGGAGCTCTAAGAGGAAGAAGAGTAAGAGTTTGGATGTTCCATCTGATGCTAGCTCTGAGGAGGTGGAGGTTGTAGGCTCTAGCCCTATCTCAACGGACAGCAAGAAAACGGGCAAGAGCTCAAGGAAGAAGAGTAGCAGTCAGTCTGATTCTGAAGATTCGATCCCTTCTGATGCCATCATTGATGAAAAGGAAATTGAAGAGACAGATGAGCCAGAGATTGACCCAGAGGCAATTAAGTTCAAGGAAATGCTTGAGGCTCAGAAGAAGGCTGCACTGGAGAATGAGATGCCTGTTGGACCGATGCCACTCCCGCGTGCAGATGGTCATATTAGCTATGGTGGTGCACTGAGGCCCGGTGAAGGTGATGCCATTGCACAATATGTACAGCAGGGGAAGCGTATCCCACGGCGTGGTGAGGTTGGTCTTTCTGCGGATGAGATTCAGAAGTTTGAAGATTTGGGGTATGTGATGAGTGGAAGTAGGCACCAGAGGATGAATGCTATCCGTATAAGGAAGGAAAACCAAGTTTATAGTGCAGAGGATAAGAGAGCACTGGCCATGTTTAACTACGAGGAGAAGTCAAAGAGAGAGCACAAGGTTATGGCTGATTTGCAGCGCTTGGTTTCAAGAACCATTGGCCAAGAGACAGGACCTTCGCATGATCCATTTGCTACTACAGATGACTGA